The Oryctolagus cuniculus chromosome 5, mOryCun1.1, whole genome shotgun sequence genome includes a region encoding these proteins:
- the MPC1 gene encoding mitochondrial pyruvate carrier 1 isoform X1, with protein MCRTSQNDRKNVCVAAVVLSLNPACPCAAEVTWDPALRKHLTFYLFIYFACLPCLQLRDSSQNSTHFWGPVANWGLPIAAINDMKKSPEIISGRMTFALCCYSLTFMRFAYKVQPRNWLLFACHATNEVAQLIQGGRLIRHEMTKKASA; from the exons ATGTGCAGGACTTCTCAGAATGACAGGAAGAACGTGTGTGTGGCCGCTGTAGTCCTGTCCCTGAATCCGGCATGCCCGTGTGCGGCTGAAGTGACCTGGGACCCAGCCCTTCGCAAGCATctgaccttttatttatttatttattttgcatgtcTCCCCTGTCTGCAACTCCGTGACTCCTCACAAAACAGCACG CACTTCTGGGGTCCAGTAGCCAACTGGGGCCTTCCCATTGCTGCCATCAACGACATGAAGAAGTCTCCAGAGATCATCAGCGGGCGCATGACGTTTG CCCTCTGTTGCTACTCTCTGACCTTCATGAGATTTGCCTACAAGGTGCAGCCTCGAAACTGGCTCCTGTTTGCCTGCCACGCAACCAACGAGGTGGCCCAGCTCATTCAGGGCGGACGGCTCATCAGACACGA GATGACTAAAAAGGCGTCTGCGTAG